A region of Sulfurimonas sp. DNA encodes the following proteins:
- a CDS encoding multiheme c-type cytochrome: protein MKFIFSFLVIASIGLNASNYPSSKSCNECHENIYREHVSSMHHKSSIFKDEVHKKVKNAVNQDKYSCAICHMPATKNLRAVMSGKEQPNPNSYRQTDGVSCFYCHQISKIYDSKAHKINFSNYNGEKKPTVFGNLKKPYESNEHNSQSNEIYKNSQVCMGCHSHKENKLGFEVCNTKNQYDKTSDCIGCHMPSTSGTIEKEDKGMREKYVSHNFLGIHSLEMVKKAVKLELSYEAEVLTLIINNKMGHSIITHPMRLKFVKTVIKRDSKVIWSNFEKNPIEDKEASFIIVFKDAKGNISLPSKAIAYKLNRNLKAQSSKVVNYKVPKLQRGDEVISTWISYIISPKIAKKLQITTKNIIKPYIGVKESLFIY, encoded by the coding sequence ATGAAATTTATCTTTTCCTTTTTAGTAATTGCTAGTATTGGACTAAATGCTAGCAACTACCCATCTTCAAAGTCCTGTAATGAGTGTCATGAAAATATATATCGTGAACATGTGTCATCTATGCATCATAAGTCCTCAATCTTTAAAGACGAGGTTCATAAAAAAGTTAAAAATGCTGTAAATCAAGATAAGTATTCATGTGCAATATGCCATATGCCTGCTACTAAAAACCTTCGAGCTGTAATGAGTGGCAAGGAACAGCCAAACCCTAACAGTTATAGACAAACAGATGGAGTATCTTGTTTTTACTGTCATCAAATCAGTAAGATTTATGATTCAAAAGCACATAAAATTAATTTTTCAAACTATAATGGAGAAAAAAAACCAACTGTTTTTGGAAACTTAAAAAAACCATATGAAAGTAATGAACATAATTCACAGAGTAATGAGATATATAAAAATTCCCAAGTTTGCATGGGTTGTCACTCTCATAAAGAAAATAAACTCGGGTTTGAGGTATGCAACACTAAAAACCAGTATGACAAGACAAGTGACTGTATCGGCTGTCATATGCCATCTACATCAGGAACAATAGAAAAAGAAGATAAAGGAATGCGAGAAAAGTATGTATCTCATAATTTCTTAGGTATTCATTCTTTAGAAATGGTTAAAAAAGCTGTTAAATTAGAGTTGTCTTATGAAGCAGAAGTATTGACACTTATAATTAATAATAAAATGGGGCACTCAATTATTACGCATCCAATGAGATTAAAATTTGTAAAAACTGTTATAAAAAGAGATTCAAAAGTTATTTGGAGTAACTTTGAGAAAAATCCAATTGAAGATAAAGAGGCATCATTTATTATAGTTTTTAAAGATGCAAAAGGAAATATATCCTTGCCAAGTAAAGCAATTGCTTATAAATTAAATAGAAATTTAAAAGCTCAAAGCTCAAAGGTTGTAAATTATAAAGTACCAAAATTACAGCGAGGTGATGAAGTGATTAGTACATGGATAAGTTATATAATAAGTCCAAAAATAGCAAAAAAACTTCAAATTACTACCAAAAATATTATTAAACCTTATATTGGCGTAAAAGAATCTCTATTTATTTATTGA
- a CDS encoding response regulator transcription factor, whose protein sequence is MKTNNIINDISILIAEDESELREYLKEYLELFFKNIFIAKCGKEAYEIYLQKKPDIIISDINMPNLDGLSMVQQIRESDNETNIIIMSAHSDRDKLLKAVELRLVKYLIKPINSQNLKDILFELTQKLRISKKRIYLNSNVYWDKVSRTLFQNDEQIYLKEKELLLFQLLCSKTNQIFTAKEIFEYLYKDQNNKDFSEYSITSFIKRLRVKLPQNLIQNEYGAGYKITPINK, encoded by the coding sequence GTGAAGACTAACAATATAATTAATGATATTTCAATCTTAATTGCTGAAGATGAATCAGAATTAAGAGAGTATCTAAAAGAGTATCTAGAACTTTTTTTTAAAAATATTTTTATTGCAAAATGCGGTAAAGAAGCTTATGAAATTTATCTTCAAAAAAAGCCTGATATTATTATAAGCGACATAAATATGCCTAACTTAGATGGACTAAGTATGGTTCAACAAATCAGAGAATCAGACAATGAAACCAACATCATTATAATGAGTGCACATTCTGATAGAGATAAACTTCTCAAAGCTGTAGAACTTAGACTCGTAAAATATCTTATTAAACCAATAAACTCACAAAATTTAAAGGATATTTTATTTGAACTCACACAAAAGCTAAGAATTTCTAAAAAAAGAATTTATCTAAATAGTAATGTATATTGGGATAAAGTAAGCCGAACTTTATTTCAGAATGATGAGCAAATATATTTAAAAGAAAAAGAATTACTACTTTTTCAACTACTCTGTTCAAAAACAAATCAAATATTTACTGCTAAAGAAATTTTTGAGTACCTCTATAAAGACCAAAATAATAAAGACTTTTCAGAATACTCTATAACTTCTTTTATAAAACGCCTAAGAGTTAAACTACCACAAAATTTAATCCAAAATGAATATGGTGCCGGTTATAAAATCACCCCCATCAATAAATAA